The nucleotide window CCAGGCCATCCCCTTCTCAGGCCCCATCTCCCTGCTGGTCAGCCAGCTACGCAGCCTGGCCGGTGGGTACCTTCATGCACCCCCAAATAAAATCCTCAATTAaattaactttaactttaaaatTAACTACTATGCtccatatatatacagtatgtgcacCTTTATTTTCCTCTTATACTATATTCAAGATCTATTTATACTCCATATTTAGGCTCTAAGTTCATCTAAAGTCCCTATGTAGTCATCATTGCGGGCCTCGTACAGTCCAAACATGGATCCATGTACCTAGGTTCTCCTTGGTCTGCTGCcgtgtgtgggtgagggaggTTGTGATGGACgtgctgtgtcatgtgactgcaggagatgtggaggagctggagggatcGGACAAGATCACCATAAAGATCTTCAAGAACATCACGCTGGTGCACGAGACTGGCATGGTGGTGTTGGAGGTGaggtggatgtgtttgtgtgccttttTAAACCGGACCAGAAATATATCGGGAAGGTGTTCGCTAATGttttatcaccccccccccccccctgacgtCCCTCCAGTGGATCGCCAACCCTCTGAACGACATGTACGCTGATGCCGTCACCACCGTGGTTCTGGAGGTCCAGTCCAACCCCAAGGCCCAGAAAAGTCAGTATGCAGAACCTGCCTTTAGTCCCAGAACCttcacaaccccccctcctagTAGTTAGTCCCTAACTGATATTTCTTTTTGCTTGCTTCTCCTATAGTGGCTGAGCCCAAGCAGGAGGGAGTGGACATGGAGTTGTTCCTCCAGAGACTGGAGATCATGCTGCAGTAAGcacatacaaatataaataGTTTTATTGGACTACATTGCCAATGCTTGCCACCAATCTAGAGACTGCCGTGTTGGATGGTAGCACAACAAGAGTCTCCATGCATCTGTCCCTAAGCCCAGGCGGAGTCTAGTTTTCCTAATATGATCGGTGATCTTTGTTCATGGTTTCCACTACCTTCACAGAGACATGTTTGGAGAGGACTGTGTGGACTTCAAGGACAACAAGAACCCCACCCTGACTGTGGATGGGAACACCGCCTACATCAACCCAGAGACCAGAGTGAGTACGGGCCTCAGTGTGTCACCACACATTCCATATTCATCCATCTCTGTTCTGTGATGGCGTCCAACCCTGCTCCCCTGTGTGTAGACGGTGGAGTACGAGGAAGGCAGCACGGATGACGAAACGCTGAGGGAGATGGTGGAGCTGGCCGTCCAGCGCCTCTATGATGCCCTCAACCCTGTCATCTGAGGActgcccccaccacaccccacaTCCATCCTCGATGGGCCCCCCAAAGCGAGCTTTGAACCCTGGAGGAAGATGGACCACTGCATACCCCCTGCTGGGCCTATAACACCTTCATGAGCACTTCCTGCCGTGTCATCACATCCTGTTAGCCCATGGGTTCACGTGATCGCGGGACTGTGCTGAGATCATGTACGGCATGTCACTTCCCTCACTGGTAGAGGAACACCATGAAATGTCAAGAACATTTGTAGTTTATGTTGATGAACTAATTACAATTCTGAATTGAATGCCATTGCTTGAAAAAAAAATTCCTTAATGTAGTTCTTGTGTACTTCTATTTTTCTTATTTCACAAAAAAGGAATCCTTGTTTGTGAACTCGTTGGTTCCAAAGGAATCTTCATCTTTCACTATGAACAAGATTTGTGCTGTGTCTTTACAAGTTATTTTGATAATTGAtcaatgtttgtatttttttttttataaagcttTCTGAGGCCAAATGTTTGTGCTTATTTATTTCAGTTTTCTCAGTGAGGTAAAACTGTGCAGTCACGAGACATCAGTTTCATTAAACACATTTTTGACACAGACAGTTAACACTATAAAAAGGATATCACAAGTGTTAGGAAGTGGCAGGAGTTGAAAATGACCCTGTGCTTTAGTGCAGAGGTGCTTCAGGACAGAGTGCAGAGGTGCAGAGACATCTCAGTGGGCTAGTCTGCTCAACACAGCTAGCTAAGATAAAGGAAGGAAGTGCTTATTGTACGTCACATGACCTCACTATGTAAGACATAATGACGTATACGTAAACATGTATGGTATACAACACATGAACAATGGCAAATGACAAAACTCATCCATCACAATGTATGGCAAGTGAGAACACATCACAAAATGTGGTAAATGACAATATGCATTCATATAGGAAATCCCAATGTATGGCAAATTACATGATAAAAACTACATAAAAATCAGTATttcatacaacaacaaaaacataagGCACTATAAACAGTGAGGAGTGGTAAGTCGCATGAGGCTGTCACAACAGTAGAGATACATTTGCAAAGTTTCTGATTGTCAGAAGTCATTCTCAAAGACTGTAAATTGTCTCGAAAACAGTCCCTACAAAACAAAATGGCCACCCTTGTAACATTCAGCATATGAGCTTCAGATATGACCGTATATGGCTTATAACCCAATACACATAGCCCTATGGGTATGTTTTCAATTTACAATGCATGATGTCAAACTCAACATGAATCATTACGTAATTGTCATCCCACATATTAGATAATACACAAGTCCAGCTTGTTCTAGTTAAGGGGCCTGTTCTTTAGCTCCCCACACTCTTCCTACTCTAGTTCTTTTCTATCTCTACCCACTGCCTcctgcacatacatacacacgcacacacacatacacacacacatccatcgcTTTCTTTCGCCTTCTCACTCAGCACTCGGTCTCCTTGCTGTTTAGGCGTGCTTGCCTCTGCAGTCTGAACGACAGGGCCTTGTCGCTGCGTCCCAGCGGACGCACAGTCAGGTCCTCAAAGGAGCGCGAGGTGGAGCCCTTAGGCAGGGGAAAGGCTCCCAGGGCCTCAGTGTCCAGGTGGGAGTCCAAGCTGGGGTCCTCCTGGATGGTGGCCATGCGGGGGCTGTCCAGGGGAGGCTGGTTGGAGCCTGGActggggatggaggctggggcagTGGCAGGACCTGCAGccagggctggggccagggctggggctgagattGGGGGTGAGATTGGGGGTGTGCTGGTCTGCTGGGGGCCAGAGGCCTGGAAGCGCATGGCAGCTGAGAGAACAGAGGGCTTGAAGATCCTCACTGAGGATGAGTCCAGGCTGCTCAACAGCTCTGCATTCTGGGAATACAAACAGGGTGTTagtgagtggggaggggggggagcatctccatgacaacagcaCATACTGTGATCCTGCCCGAGCAGAACTTACACTTGAGAAGAACATGGATTTGGTTGTCTGTTCATACTGCACGTCGAGTTTCTTGTCCTAAATTTCACACAAAATAGATGTTAGTGACAAACACAACCTGTGAACCATTTTACTCAAGCGCAGAGTCCAGTGCCGGTCCttgcacatttggcgccctaggcaAGGTTTGTCTCtaccgcccccctcttcatgcctccccaggcggctgcctatgtcgcctgtaGGAAGGACCGGCACTGGGAGAGCCTGTGCACATACCACATAGTGGACCAGGATACTGAGGGGGACCCAGAAGACGAGCGAGAACACCACCACTGAGCCCACAATGTTGTCGGCCAGGAACTTCCCGAAGGTGTTGATGTCCAGCTTGTCGATGAAATCCCACAGCCTCTCGATGACATCCTGGATCTCCTTCATACACTTTCCCTGAGAGGAAAAACAGGACTTCTAAATCCGAGCttggagaaagaaaaacaggagCTGAAAGGGGGTTAAAGGTCGTACCGCTCCGTCGCAGAACCCCACGGAGCAGGGTTTGCCCTTGCGGAGGTACACAAAGTTTTCCTTGTCATCCTGGTAGGGAGCGCACACTCCTTTGGCGCTGCGACAACACACTTTACAGGAGTTGGTgtctaggagagaggagaggactcaTCCATTATTGGGCTGCGTCTTAAGTGTAAAACTTGGGTAACATCTCTCTTATGATCAAGAGTTTTGGGGAGGTCATCCCTGTGACCATCGTGGGCCATTTGAGCTGGGTACCGTTGCAGGCGCAGGAGTGAAGCTTCAGGACTGCCTCACAGAAGGGGATACACACTCCGCCCAGACACTCGCCGTTGTCCAGACACACCGTCTGGTCAGCAGCATTCTCAGGGAACGGACACTCGCTACTGTTTCCTGTTGGGGACAACAAGCGACCAACATAAAACATCTTAGACAACACCGGGACCAACATTTTGATCTTAAAAAGGTAAACACTTGTTTTTGCTTAAAGGCAGTTTGTTGTGTCACAAGACTGTGAGCTTGCTAGAAAATGACATGTGTTCCATGTGATCAATTTATCATTTTATTATCTGGCGGTATAGTGAGTAGTGTGCTGTGTTGATgagcatctctctctgtctcatcagTGGGTAAAGGGCTCACCTGTACAGTAGGCCCTCCCCTTGCAAGTGGCATTGATGGGCTGCTGGCACACCTTACCCTTCACTTCATACTGGCAATCTCTACAGCACGCATCGTTCCTATCACTGCCATGGGGGGCGGGgcaaaagaagaagagagagagagagagagcaagagagagagagagagagagagagagagagagagagagagagagagagagagagagagagaggaaacagatggTCAACCGAGACAGCATCACAACCCGAGAAGCTGTTCTACATTTCTAGAAACATCCATCTCCCACACACCATCAACTCCTCTGCACCTGCCCCCTCAGCCCCCGCCAGCGATCAGAGGAGCAGCTGACCCACCTGCACTTGGCGTTGCCTCGGAGCTTACACTCAGACGTGCAGCAGCGGTCGTTGTGGATGTGCAGCAGCCCCGGgtcacactcctccccctcctccacccgagAGTTCCCACACACGTTGATGTTCCTCTCCCGGAAACACACGGGGGCCTTGGCCCTCAGACGCATCACGATGGAGCTCTTACTGCAGTTAGAGAACAGCTGGGGGCGCCAAACACACCACCGGTACCACACGACTCGTGGTCAGTCAGTGAGTTCATATGAGAAGCATCCAGCTGTTCTTGTCACCTTAAATGCAACTGTCACGTGTAAATTACGATTCTACACtaaacacatacaaatataCAGCACATCGGTGGTGTACATCTGGCCCTGTAGAAGCTGTTTTGGGATGGAATGGAGGGTTACCTTGTTGTTAGAGTGGTCCCCACTCACAGCGATGGGGTACATGATATATTTGCCACCCTGATCCTCCCTGGGGGCGCAGTGGGGGATGTTATCTGGGTCGTGCTCCGCCCCAAAGTTATGGCCTAGCTCGTGGGTGGTCACCAGGTCTGCCTCCTGAGAAGACCAGATGGTACAAGCTCTGCTGATTGCTATCTGCTCTTTCAGACTTCAGAAAAAAAGGATCATTCGTACAGCTCCATTCACACACCTTGGTGAGAATCGTCTTCCCATAATTCATAGTGCTGGTTAGCCCTGTGTTGAGGTAGATCGATCTCTGCTCCGTTGCCGATGAAGGACACTCTGGAGGTGGAGAAACGAACCCTGAATGACCCCCAGAAATACAATGGGATATTCAACAGAGAAAAGCGTTAACCAGGGGTAACCTAACAAGGGGGCTTACTCTCTGAGCAGAGCCCACCAGGGACGCCTGGTCTGGAGGGGGCCACGTATGCCAGGCCCAGGGTCCCACCCTCAAAGTCCTGGTAAGTGAACAGGTGAGCCAGACACACTTTGGGTGCATGTTCAGCGATGTCTACGCTGAATTGCTGGAATGAGAGAACAAAGAAATaatgagaatgagagaaaggggaagaaaTCGTGTCCTAATGTTGTGCAGAGTCATCCGGGTTGGGGTGAACTTTGAGTCTACCTCAAGGAGCATCTTCACATCCCAtacatcctctccctccactggacTGCCCACCATATTGAAGTGGGCAGCCCCAGGTTGCACAGAGGTGGGGCTCTTCTCAATGATGATCTGGTGAGGATCTTATGGGTAAGTAAACAGGATTGGCATTGGTGATTCTCTGAGTGATGTCATAACATAGATCTTCACCTGTTGGATCTGGACCCCATAACCTTTGAACTCGTCATCCCATGATGTGTTCCTGTAGATGTCGTCCACACGATCGATCAGCTCAATCTGCAACAGGTACACTCAGTAACCATAGGAACATTTTTGTAGGACGTTTCTGAAATTGTTGACAATCGTAAAAAATATCAATGAAACAGACACTGGCGACATGTTGTCTTTTGCAGATGTGTCACAAATTAATTGACAGCATTCATTCTATTCACATTTTAGGACTTTACATAAATTGTCCCTAATTCTGTTTATTGTAAAAACTGCCCACACCAGGTAGTTTAGGGTAGTGCTCTCCTCGTTGCGGCCCATGTGCTTGAAGAAACGGTGGTCCGCCACCAGAAGCAAAGGGCAGGTGTTCTTCTTGTGGTCATGAACATAACGCTTCTCTCTGACCGCAGActctgaggacaggagagaaaaggagaacagagaacagaggagaggagacagaataCAACTCATCAACTTCCCTCAATCTGCACCTCCTACAGCCTCTACAGTTATGTCATCATCACCTCCCTCTGGTACCACACCCATATAATTAACCTCCCATGTATAATTGATAAGAGCAATGAGGGTATGATGATTAATTTAACTCTAGTGGAATATGTCGCCTGAGTGAGACAGAACGTAAGCTGGGAGCTGGAACACACTGCCTGAAGAACACCTTCGAATTATGAACGTCCTTTATAAATATAGAGACAGACATTTTTGAGGTGGTACACAGGTCAGCACAGGGACAGGATATGGCAATCTTTTTCCACTGAGGAAGCTCTGCTTCCCTCACTCCACTGAGGCTGGAGGAAAAGCAGAACAATAGGACACTCACGCCATGTGTCTGTTGCTGTGATGTATGACCGGAGATTCAATCAGCTTAAATCACTGACTGGAGCACGGTAGAAATCTCACCGTGttgcacacacccacgcaccacgcacagacacacacccacgcaccacgcacagacacacacccacgcaccacgcacagacacacacacatgcacccccgCTGTCCACGTGCCTTcatcccactctcacacacgccctCCTTTCTAATCTCGAGCTCACCCTTTCCCtggcttttctcctcctctgccggTAGGCTGGAGATAATGCTCTCAGGAAGTAGGTCGTTGGAGTTTGCGTTTACGTAGCCACAGACGTTGGGCGAGCCCAGCCGGCTGATGTTCCTAATGTCCTCAGAGCGGTATACCAGCAGACGGCCATCAGGGGGCGTCCCTGTGAAGCGCCacaggggctggggagaggggggagagagacatagacagagagagagagagagagagagagagagagagagagagagagagagagagagagagagagagagagagagagagagagagagagagagagagaaaaagggagggagggagggagggagggagggagggagggagggagggagggagggagggagggagggagggagggagggagggagggagggagggagggagggagggagggagggagggagggagggacaccaaCATCTTCTCTTAGTCTTAGGCTTAGGAGTGAGTTTGTGTTTCGAATTCTCCTTTGATGAGAAGGAGCGTACCTCTATGTTGTACTCTGTCTCGTCAGTGAGGATGTGTGCAGAGAATTCACCATCATcaatgtgtgcctgcacacgagagttctcctctccttttaaaTGGATATAGGATGGTAAGTAGCTATGACATATGTAATCAGACACTCCAATTCAGACATTTTAGGGCTTTTTAGAAATTGCTATTCAGGCCAACCTGTTTGTCTTACCAATGACATGTCCGGTAAAGTAGTTCTGTCTGTTGACATCATACCTCTCCTTTCTACCATCCTCGTTCACAAACACTACCCTGAAGTCATCTGTAAACAGCTCTGTGTTTGTCCTCAGGTACAACTTGAAATGTCTGAAAAGACAACAAAGACACTGATTCCAAGGTCAACTACAACACTCCAATTAGAGAGGACACAAACAGAACAGAATACACTCAGACCATGATTGATTCAAATAACCAGTTACTTGAAGAGTATATTTCATATACTTGTAATTGAAAAAGGTCAAACTTTCCACATGCAAACAGATGCCTCAGTAGAAGGGTCTTTGCGATAGTATTATTACCTCTGCAAGGCTGTGAAACTCAGCAGTTTTTCaacatgggtgtgtgtctggatgtcccGCTTTCTGACTGAGTGGGTCTGGAGATTGGCAATAGGTAAGACTTCAAAGTCTGTCAGCATTATGCTGAGGGTGTCTGAAAGGCGGGTAGTGACACTCACTTAGTTTATTGATCCAAATCAGCTGTTTTATAAACCAGACGGATTTTGTATTGATCCAAACAGATCGAAGTTATTACACTTTTCACGAAAATATGTTTACCTACTCGCAAATTATCTATAGGCAACTCGGCAGCTGTGGATGTAACACAGCTGTGTTATTGTGTTAAGTCATGAGTCATTCATACACTCTAGTTTAACGGAAAATCAAGTTTGTATATTACCATGTTCACGGTCTTCAACATCCGCAGGCGGTTTTGTCCAACAATTAGTTAGTAATCGAGTGAATAGAAACAAAAATATTAGTCTCATGTCGACATTTGTGATTACAATTAATTGTCAAAAGCTCCTATCACTCGGCTGAACAGTTTCTTTGCTCCTTATGAGTTCTTCTCTTGACTTGCTTTTATGTGTAAGTTTAAGCACCAAacgggtgaaaatgtaacaAATTTCAGTCACTGTAACAAACTAAATCCGATTCTTAATGTGTTTCGCGTGTCTCTAATGTAACAATTTTTCGTGTTCAGAGCGAGCGCCTGTACACCCGGAAGTACTGTAAACTCGGTAAAAAAAAATGCTGCTATTACAGACGGATATAAAAGGACGGATATCACTCCATTATCTCCATCAATGAACGAGCTGTCGTTTACATCCACTTGGATCTTTAGAAACTAGGAAATAAATGTAGACTTGCAATTCGGATGCAAAAAATTGTGGCGTTAGTCATCAGCTCTTACATAAGAATAATAAAGCTTTAGCAGGGGGATTGCAAACTGAGCGACATCTGCGCAGATCTATTTTTAATGCTTGGACATCTTATCTCAACGTCAGCATGTCCATTTAATTCGGTGTTTGTATCCAGGCAATGCCCCGTTTTTAGACCTGTAGGCTACCATGTAAGAAACCAAAAACGAATCTTACACAGCGTAGCCTCCCTCAGGTGGTCTAAGATACTCTGTTCTGAGTAATATGTCACTGAGGTGGTCGAAAAATTCACGCAGGGTGTGAGTGGTTTCTGAAAGCCTGCTATACTCAGAGGTCTCAGCCGGTCTATTAATAATGTTTCTGAGCTTTTATGCATCTGAACTTCGCAGTGGTAATTCTGAAGTGGCCTAAAGTGACTCACAGTCACTTTCTCATTTTACATGCTTGACTTTAAATTACTATATACAATGTCTCACTAAACATTGATATGCAGGAATCAtcctaatgtaaatgtacatgacaCAAAGAGTTAGATGTTTCTCACATAAGTGAAACTAATTTAAAGACACATAAAAGGTATGGTTtataaaatgtaattttttttaattcatgTTACATAGCTGTTACATAGGGCATTAAACATTTTCACAAGGCTTTGGGGACTACAATCAATGATTAGCAAAAACACAAGTGGTCCGAATTTCTAATGACAATCACTGGACAAACCATACACCCTCTCACAAGTGCACAAACCTGCAATGAAAAGGTCTTAAACAAGTGGGACTTGTGTATGCGCAATATTAATTTCCATTCCAGTGTACGTTGCAAAAATGGCCATGCATGTACTTTTAgttttttaatcttttttttttttttttggtcttaaAGTGCCACCTTTTCCTTGTCAGACATGCTACCAAGTAACACTGAGGTGAATATTATGAacaaggtggagaggggggggggggggggggattttcatGACCTTCCAGAGAGACCATCTGTCACAAGAGACCATGGCCTGTTGGATTTGTTCTACAGAGATGCTTGTGGTCTTGCTACTTAGCTTGAGAACAATGGCCTCAGGAGGAGTGTTCAAGTTTACATACGACACTAGGCAGGTGTTTACAGGGCCATGTCTGGGAGATAGAGGTCTACCAACA belongs to Osmerus mordax isolate fOsmMor3 chromosome 8, fOsmMor3.pri, whole genome shotgun sequence and includes:
- the adam17b gene encoding disintegrin and metalloproteinase domain-containing protein 17 isoform X1, which encodes MRLIFLFLFTRLLTNCWTKPPADVEDREHDTLSIMLTDFEVLPIANLQTHSVRKRDIQTHTHVEKLLSFTALQRHFKLYLRTNTELFTDDFRVVFVNEDGRKERYDVNRQNYFTGHVIGEENSRVQAHIDDGEFSAHILTDETEYNIEPLWRFTGTPPDGRLLVYRSEDIRNISRLGSPNVCGYVNANSNDLLPESIISSLPAEEEKSQGKESAVREKRYVHDHKKNTCPLLLVADHRFFKHMGRNEESTTLNYLIELIDRVDDIYRNTSWDDEFKGYGVQIQQIIIEKSPTSVQPGAAHFNMVGSPVEGEDVWDVKMLLEQFSVDIAEHAPKVCLAHLFTYQDFEGGTLGLAYVAPSRPGVPGGLCSEKCPSSATEQRSIYLNTGLTSTMNYGKTILTKEADLVTTHELGHNFGAEHDPDNIPHCAPREDQGGKYIMYPIAVSGDHSNNKLFSNCSKSSIVMRLRAKAPVCFRERNINVCGNSRVEEGEECDPGLLHIHNDRCCTSECKLRGNAKCSDRNDACCRDCQYEVKGKVCQQPINATCKGRAYCTGNSSECPFPENAADQTVCLDNGECLGGVCIPFCEAVLKLHSCACNDTNSCKVCCRSAKGVCAPYQDDKENFVYLRKGKPCSVGFCDGAGKCMKEIQDVIERLWDFIDKLDINTFGKFLADNIVGSVVVFSLVFWVPLSILVHYVDKKLDVQYEQTTKSMFFSSNAELLSSLDSSSVRIFKPSVLSAAMRFQASGPQQTSTPPISPPISAPALAPALAAGPATAPASIPSPGSNQPPLDSPRMATIQEDPSLDSHLDTEALGAFPLPKGSTSRSFEDLTVRPLGRSDKALSFRLQRQARLNSKETEC
- the adam17b gene encoding disintegrin and metalloproteinase domain-containing protein 17 isoform X2; the encoded protein is MRLIFLFLFTRLLTNCWTKPPADVEDREHDTLSIMLTDFEVLPIANLQTHSVRKRDIQTHTHVEKLLSFTALQRHFKLYLRTNTELFTDDFRVVFVNEDGRKERYDVNRQNYFTGHVIGEENSRVQAHIDDGEFSAHILTDETEYNIEPLWRFTGTPPDGRLLVYRSEDIRNISRLGSPNVCGYVNANSNDLLPESIISSLPAEEEKSQGKESAVREKRYVHDHKKNTCPLLLVADHRFFKHMGRNEESTTLNYLIELIDRVDDIYRNTSWDDEFKDPHQIIIEKSPTSVQPGAAHFNMVGSPVEGEDVWDVKMLLEQFSVDIAEHAPKVCLAHLFTYQDFEGGTLGLAYVAPSRPGVPGGLCSEKCPSSATEQRSIYLNTGLTSTMNYGKTILTKEADLVTTHELGHNFGAEHDPDNIPHCAPREDQGGKYIMYPIAVSGDHSNNKLFSNCSKSSIVMRLRAKAPVCFRERNINVCGNSRVEEGEECDPGLLHIHNDRCCTSECKLRGNAKCSDRNDACCRDCQYEVKGKVCQQPINATCKGRAYCTGNSSECPFPENAADQTVCLDNGECLGGVCIPFCEAVLKLHSCACNDTNSCKVCCRSAKGVCAPYQDDKENFVYLRKGKPCSVGFCDGAGKCMKEIQDVIERLWDFIDKLDINTFGKFLADNIVGSVVVFSLVFWVPLSILVHYVDKKLDVQYEQTTKSMFFSSNAELLSSLDSSSVRIFKPSVLSAAMRFQASGPQQTSTPPISPPISAPALAPALAAGPATAPASIPSPGSNQPPLDSPRMATIQEDPSLDSHLDTEALGAFPLPKGSTSRSFEDLTVRPLGRSDKALSFRLQRQARLNSKETEC
- the adam17b gene encoding disintegrin and metalloproteinase domain-containing protein 17 isoform X3, coding for MLKTVNMTHSVRKRDIQTHTHVEKLLSFTALQRHFKLYLRTNTELFTDDFRVVFVNEDGRKERYDVNRQNYFTGHVIGEENSRVQAHIDDGEFSAHILTDETEYNIEPLWRFTGTPPDGRLLVYRSEDIRNISRLGSPNVCGYVNANSNDLLPESIISSLPAEEEKSQGKESAVREKRYVHDHKKNTCPLLLVADHRFFKHMGRNEESTTLNYLIELIDRVDDIYRNTSWDDEFKGYGVQIQQIIIEKSPTSVQPGAAHFNMVGSPVEGEDVWDVKMLLEQFSVDIAEHAPKVCLAHLFTYQDFEGGTLGLAYVAPSRPGVPGGLCSEKCPSSATEQRSIYLNTGLTSTMNYGKTILTKEADLVTTHELGHNFGAEHDPDNIPHCAPREDQGGKYIMYPIAVSGDHSNNKLFSNCSKSSIVMRLRAKAPVCFRERNINVCGNSRVEEGEECDPGLLHIHNDRCCTSECKLRGNAKCSDRNDACCRDCQYEVKGKVCQQPINATCKGRAYCTGNSSECPFPENAADQTVCLDNGECLGGVCIPFCEAVLKLHSCACNDTNSCKVCCRSAKGVCAPYQDDKENFVYLRKGKPCSVGFCDGAGKCMKEIQDVIERLWDFIDKLDINTFGKFLADNIVGSVVVFSLVFWVPLSILVHYVDKKLDVQYEQTTKSMFFSSNAELLSSLDSSSVRIFKPSVLSAAMRFQASGPQQTSTPPISPPISAPALAPALAAGPATAPASIPSPGSNQPPLDSPRMATIQEDPSLDSHLDTEALGAFPLPKGSTSRSFEDLTVRPLGRSDKALSFRLQRQARLNSKETEC